One stretch of Malus domestica chromosome 14, GDT2T_hap1 DNA includes these proteins:
- the LOC103454919 gene encoding uncharacterized protein, producing MPVMVGELFEHSTGSWKKELVLNYFEEEEAKLILGLPISLDGCHDKLIWHYSRNGEYTVRSGYGVAMDLQANGELDRKGTGMGSRSMVSDRVWQDIDVDAVKGVDFLESWKKIVARFKDEAVKLSHIEWDRPSDPKILTEAVKDELLQEVVFGLSRIWKCRNALVFEGTYRTPKDAIVLSRSHIQEFRNAQPEKTREKERCWKPSTSVFAGQQVRWKRPSFGTLKINCDGAWRGKSMLGGYGWVLRDFARLLHMAGRVRGEFFNDAAMVEAAAIRAALVVCRDMHYEMVEIESDALSLINMINGECSIDANLECFIFYIQNLVSQIREVKFMHVQRSGNLAAHAMTSYATWHGGSFMWNAYDSEFLFNILAEDVNVSIII from the exons ATGCCGGTGATGGTAGGGGAGTTGTTTGAGCATTCTACGGGATCGTGGAAAAAGGAGTTGGTACTTAACTATTTTGAAGAGGAGGAAGCAAAACTTATACTGGGGTTGCCTATTAGTTTAGATGGTTGTCATGATAAACTAATTTGGCATTATTCTAGGAATGGAGAGTATACGGTCAGAAGTGGCTATGGAGTGGCTATGGATCTTCAAGCGAATGGGGAATTGGATAGGAAGGGTACGGGAATGGGAAGTAGGAGTATGGTGTCTGACCGTGTTTGGCAGGAT ATTGATGTGGATGCCGTCAAAGGGGTGGATTTTCTGGAAAGTTGGAAGAAGATTGTAGCACGGTTTAAGGATGAAGCTGTTAaactgtcccacatcg agTGGGACCGGCCCAGCGATCCAAAAATTCTAACAGAAGCGGTAAAAGACGAGCTGTTACAGGAAGTTGTTTTTGGCCTTTCGAGAATATGGAAATGTCGGAATGCATTGGTTTTTGAAGGTACATATAGAACTCCAAAGGATGCGATCGTTTTATCACGAAGCCATATTCAAGAGTTTAGAAATGCCCAGCCAGAAAAGACAAGGGAGAAGGAGCGCTGCTGGAAACCTTCAACGTCGGTTTTTGCTGGACAACAAGTTCGATGGAAACGTCCTAGTTTTGGGACTTTGAAAATTAACTGTGATGGGGCATGGCGTGGGAAATCAATGTTAGGTGGCTATGGGTGGGTGCTGCGAGATTTTGCGAGACTTTTGCACATGGCTGGTAGGGTGAGAGGTGAGTTTTTCAATGATGCAGCTATGGTGGAAGCGGCTGCAATTCGTGCAGCTTTGGTGGTATGTAGGGACATGCATTATGAAATGGTAGAGATAGAGTCTGACGCTCTCTCTCTTATCAACATGATAAATGGGGAATGCTCAATTGATGCAAATTTGGAATGCTTCATTTTTTATATTCAGAATTTGGTGTCTCAGATTAGAGAGGTGAAGTTTATGCATGTTCAGCGAAGTGGCAACCTCGCTGCCCATGCAATGACTTCTTATGCTACCTGGCATGGTGGTTCGTTCATGTGGAATGCTTatgattctgaatttctttttaatattcTTGCAGAAGATGTAAACGTTTCTattataatttaa
- the LOC103454838 gene encoding subtilisin-like protease SBT3.10 — protein MSLIHTLMDSDTRRNRMCRQNNYSLVVLALCLLQHYLHVSVTFVNATSEVHIVYLGEKKYDDPALTKKFHHKMLTTLFGSKQDAYRSIIYSYKYGFSGFAARLTESQAEEIAEFPEVVQVIPNRVHKLHTTRSWDFIGIHKYSSDNLLTKSMGKGTIIGVIDSGVWPESESFNDDAMGPIPSHWKGICQQGEYFNSTNCNKKIIGARWFRKGAMNQFQNLNKTDNVDFLSPRDGIGHGTHTASTAAGYFVKNANYRGLASGLARGGAPLAHLAIYKACWAFEGCTDADLLKAFDKAIHDGVDIISLSVGNEIPLFSYVDQRDSIAIGSFHAMTKGITVVCSAGNDGPISQTIVNTAPWLITVAATTIDRAFPTAITLGNNQTLWGQSIDAGKYNREFASITYSERIAIDPTDDSAKDCQPGSLNATLASGKIVLCFSKSDQQDIESAATTVKDAGGVGLIFAQFRDDGLSSCDIPCISVDYEVGTQVLSYIRRARHSIAKLSDPKTTIGKWVSPRVASFSARGPSSMTPEVLKPDIAAPGVDIIAAFRPLDTEHRSGYALLSGTSMACPHVAGIAALIKSAHPNWSPAAIKSALVTTASQTGTDGTSISAEGLMRKVADPFDMGGGHVDPNKAIDPGLIFDSSTKDYIQFLCSLGDTSASITRLTKNTINCSTKSHGMNLNLPSITIPNLERATTVTRTVTNVGQINSKYTVLVQAPSGVKMTVEPQSLSFNITSQILSFKVTFFSAQRVNGGYKFGSLTWTDGEHIVRSPVAIRVIGFESYVYV, from the exons ATGTCTTTGATCCATACGTTGATGGATTCGGATACAAGAAGAAACCGGATGTGCAGACAAAACAACTACTCTCTTGTGGTTCTTGCTCTTTGTTTACTTCAACACTATCTCCATGTCTCTGTAACATTTGTTAATGCCACAAGCGAA GTGCACATTGTATATCTGGGGGAGAAGAAATATGATGATCCTGCGTTGACAAAAAAGTTCCATCATAAAATGCTAACCACCTTGTTTGGAAG CAAACAAGATGCATATAGATCGATCATATACAGCTACAAGTATGGATTTTCCGGCTTTGCTGCAAGATTAACGGAATCTCAGGCAGAAGAAATAGCAG AGTTTCCTGAAGTTGTCCAAGTGATCCCGAATCGCGTTCACAAGCTCCACACAACCCGAAGTTGGGATTTCATTGGGATTCATAAGTATTCGTCGGACAATCTTTTAACAAAGAGCATGGGCAAAGGAACTATCATTGGTGTAATAGATTCAG GTGTTTGGCCTGAATCCGAAAGCTTTAATGATGACGCCATGGGTCCTATCCCATCACATTGGAAAGGCATTTGCCAGCAGGGGGAATACTTCAACTCCACAAAttgcaacaaaaaaattattggtgCACGCTGGTTTAGAAAAGGTGCGATGAATCAGTTCCAAAATCTCAACAAAACCGACAATGTGGACTTTCTGTCACCGCGGGATGGAATTGGACATGGCACTCATACAGCTTCTACAGCAGCTGGGTATTTTGTGAAGAATGCCAACTACAGAGGACTTGCTTCCGGGCTAGCCAGAGGAGGAGCCCCTCTTGCTCACTTGGCAATTTACAAGGCCTGCTGGGCCTTCGAAGGATGCACCGATGCTGATCTTCTAAAGGCATTTGACAAGGCCATTCATGATGGAGTAGACATCATCTCTCTTTCTGTGGGCAATGAGATTCCTTTGTTCTCATACGTTGATCAGCGTGATTCAATCGCAATTGGTTCGTTTCATGCAATGACGAAGGGAATTACAGTAGTTTGCTCAGCAGGAAATGATGGCCCTATCTCACAAACCATTGTAAACACTGCCCCATGGCTCATCACTGTTGCAGCCACCACAATCGACAGGGCCTTTCCGACAGCCATTACACTCGGAAACAATCAAACTCTTTGG GGCCAATCTATTGATGCTGGAAAATACAACCGTGAATTCGCTAGCATCACATACTCTGAACGCATAGCTATAGACCCAACAGATGATTCAGC CAAGGATTGTCAGCCTGGAAGTCTCAATGCAACATTAGCCTCAGGGAAAATAGTACTTTGTTTCTCAAAATCAGATCAACAGGACATCGAGTCTGCTGCAACCACCGTCAAGGACGCGGGAGGGGTTGGACTTATATTCGCACAGTTTCGTGATGACGGGCTCAGTTCATGCGACATTCCATGCATCAGTGTAGATTATGAAGTAGGGACACAAGTACTTTCCTACATCAGAAGAGCAAG GCATTCGATTGCAAAGCTCAGTGATCCAAAAACTACCATTGGGAAATGGGTCTCTCCACGAGTTGCGTCTTTCTCCGCTAGAGGACCTAGTTCCATGACACCAGAAGTGCTTAAG CCGGACATAGCTGCACCGGGAGTAGACATCATAGCTGCATTTCGCCCACTTGACACTGAACATCGCAGCGGTTATGCTCTGCTATCGGGAACTTCAATGGCATGCCCTCATGTCGCAGGAATAGCAGCTCTCATTAAATCTGCACATCCAAATTGGTCTCCTGCTGCAATAAAATCAGCTCTAGTCACTACTG CTTCCCAAACTGGAACAGATGGGACAAGTATTTCGGCTGAAGGCTTGATGCGCAAGGTAGCTGACCCTTTCGACATGGGAGGAGGACATGTTGATCCCAACAAGGCTATCGATCCGGGGCTCATCTTCGATAGTAGTACAAAGGATTACATTCAGTTCCTCTGCTCCCTCGGTGACACTAGCGCATCGATTACTAGATTAACCAAGAACACAATAAATTGCTCAACGAAAAGTCATGGAATGAACCTCAACCTCCCTTCTATCACAATTCCAAACCTCGAAAGGGCGACAACTGTGACAAGAACCGTGACAAATGTGGGACAAATTAACTCGAAGTATACGGTATTGGTGCAGGCTCCTTCTGGCGTAAAAATGACAGTTGAGCCTCAAAGTTTAAGTTTCAATATAACCAGCCAAATTCTTTCCTTCAAAGTTACCTTCTTCTCTGCCCAGAGAGTGAATGGAGGTTACAAGTTTGGGAGCCTAACTTGGACAGATGGTGAGCATATTGTCAGAAGTCCAGTAGCGATTCGCGTGATCGGATTCGAAtcgtatgtttatgtatga